TCCAGCCGACGGTTCTAAGGACGTTTTCGTTCATTTTTCCGCAATCGTTAGCGATGGCTTCAAGACTCTGGCAGAAGGCCAGCAGGTTGAGTTCTCCATCCAGGACAGCCAACGTGGCCCGGCTGCAGCCGATGTTGTTGCTATCTAATTAGCGACCCGCTGCTGAAAAACCCGCTTCAGGCGGGTTTTTTTATGCGTATTCGCCGGGAACGGCCGCCAGGTATTATGACGCCGCCGGGCCTTCTCTGTTATCATCTGCCCCCAGAATAAGCTGCCGACCGGCAGCGTCGCCTTTTCATCCGCCTATAAGAGTTTATCGCCGTGAGCACAGTTTCCTTTTCTTCCCTGCCGCTGCCAGCCGCACAGTTGGCCAACCTCAACGAACTGGGGTATGCCGCCATGACGCCGGTGCAGGCCGCGGCACTGCCCGCTATTTTGCAAGGGCAGGACGTACGCGCCAGAGCAAAAACCGGCAGCGGTAAAACGGCGGCGTTCGGCATCGGCCTGTTGGATAAAATCAATGTCGGGCAGGTGGCGACGCAGGCGCTGGTGCTGTGCCCGACGCGTGAACTGGCCGATCAGGTCAGCAAAGAGCTGCGCCGTCTG
The nucleotide sequence above comes from Serratia rhizosphaerae. Encoded proteins:
- the cspE gene encoding transcription antiterminator/RNA stability regulator CspE; protein product: MAKITGHVKWFNESKGFGFITPADGSKDVFVHFSAIVSDGFKTLAEGQQVEFSIQDSQRGPAAADVVAI